In one window of Microplitis demolitor isolate Queensland-Clemson2020A chromosome 4, iyMicDemo2.1a, whole genome shotgun sequence DNA:
- the LOC103578156 gene encoding uncharacterized protein LOC103578156 isoform X2 yields METVLDELLKKLKVEHVVWCKDKGNLYYEVIFPVPAGDPCENCLHCLTEMGIGTRMNSIVSVIPTQCTYSALRVPGASALPSSSITGPVSRRKDIEDRRNAWEGFVDSIRSKLTVKQVVDGVRSGGDLTFDYILLVVTADCLAALGLVENSATNVVAAMLVSPLMGPVMSLTFGTIIADKDLICVGLKSLLLGIFISILFGFIFGLILGTTEMPWGYNDWPTDEMKGRGNYRSLWMGVLWALPSGTGVAVALLQGSNGPLIGVAISASLLPPGLFWALGCIWLIYRPIKMPHMKGESYTDLNSSYKYIYTDYLPVEFFCNGIISACLTFVNVICIFITAIIVLKIKEVAAPYTSTPELRRFWQHDIRLVRDKNTSRGTSSIDSSYYEGLSKSKQKVLERTLNEAVREAMNDETFRKIKRLSYGQHGPNDITPRLGLAGNIGSVERAVDDIGKTTDTLGAVGGSHPTDGLPLPESTNEDLAALDRLVTYLLGQPNSNMDNWRRSRRASARGYRQLRSNVINNSGIHNNTPGTNTTPL; encoded by the exons ATGGAAAcg GTATTAGACGAGTTATTGAAGAAATTGAAAGTTGAGCACGTAGTTTGGTGTAAAGATAAAGGTAACTTGTATTACGAAGTTATTTTTCCAGTTCCAGCAGGTGATCCATGCGAAAATTGTCTTCATTGTTTAACTGAAATGGGTATTGGTACTAGAATGAATTCCATTGTaag tgtaataCCAACGCAGTGTACATACAGCGCATTGCGAGTTCCTGGAGCATCTGCACTACCAAGCAGCAGCATAACTGGTCCAGTGTCAAGAAGAAAAGATATTGAAGATCGCAGAAATGCTTGGGAAGGTTTCGTTGATTCTATCAGATCTAAATTGACAGTTAAACAAGTCGTTGATGGTGTCAGAAGTGGTGGGGATCTGACATTTGATTACATCCTTTTAGTCGTGACAGCAGA TTGTTTGGCAGCTCTTGGTCTTGTGGAAAATAGTGCAACAAATGTCGTTGCTGCTATGCTCGTATCGCCACTTATG GGACCAGTTATGTCATTGACATTCGGAACAATAATAGCTGACAAAGACCTAATATGCGTTGGTCTTAAAAGTTTACTTCTGGGAATATTTATTTCGATACTATTTGGTTTTATATTCGGATTAATTCTCGGTACCACGGAAATGCCCTGGGGATATAATGATTGGCCGACTGATGAAATGAAAGGAAG aGGTAACTATAGATCTTTATGGATGGGGGTATTATGGGCTTTGCCCTCCGGAACCGGAGTCGCGGTGGCTCTTCTTCAAGGAAGTAATGGTCCATTGATAGGAGTTGCTATTTCAGCGTCTTTACTACCCCCG GGATTGTTTTGGGCTCTTGGATGTATCTGGTTGATTTACCGCCCTATTAAAATGCCACACATGAAAGGAGAATCTTACACAGATTTAAACAGTTCATATAAGTACATTTACACAGATTATTTaccagttgaatttttttgcaacGGTATTATCAGCGCATGTCTAACTTTTGTCAACGTCATATGTATTTTCATTACCGCAATAATTGTCCTGAAG ATAAAGGAAGTTGCGGCGCCGTATACATCAACACCCGAGTTGCGAAGATTCTGGCAGCATGACATCCGACTGGTGCGCGATAAAAATACATCAAGAGGAACCAGCTCAATAGACTCAAg ttaCTACGAAGGATTGAGTAAATCCAAACAGAAAGTACTTGAACGGACACTAAATGAAGCAGTCAGAGAAGCAATGAATGATGAGACATTCCGTAAAATAAAGAGACTTAGTTACGGTCAACATGGACCCAATGACATAACACCTCGGCTAGGTCTTGCTGGTAATATCGGATCAGTTGAACGAGCTGTTGATGACATAGGAAAAACCACGGACACGCTGGGTGCTGTAGGCGGGTCTCATCCAACAGACGGTCTGCCATTGCCTGAAAGTACAAACGAGGATTTAGCAGCACTCGATCGTCTGGTCACTTATCTTCTTGGTCAGCCGAACAGCAACATGGACAATTGGCGGAGGTCACGACGAGCAAGTGCTCGaggttatcgacaacttcgaTCAaacgtaataaataattctggTATACATAATAATACACCTGGTACTAATACGACTCctctgtaa
- the LOC103576403 gene encoding heparin cofactor 2 isoform X1, with translation MKIPLVSLINLTIVWINIINVDGVMLPKFKRSSFKSARQYISDNDDIFIPYQGERFNVFDWNLYKLIVNKYQGNILISPVSLKLALVLLYEGSQDQTAYELAGALQLPAGQWATRDKFSLIVRSLQPVSDEYTLNLGTRIYINNSLSIKQSYAAIVKTFYSTDIISSNFTDARSTANNVNNWVKNFTNGNIENMIDDEDTIKDSMMLVMNVLYFKGIWSGNRFTSNRTKFDKFYQSSNKNIDINYMTSIGHYYYVESSELDAKIIRLPYMGRKFSMYIILPNTVDGLDTLIKNINPFILTRHVSLLQKLPVQVTIPMFKFDFTSHLEPILRDLGIRDIFESTATLTGIIKTKRGYNLVVSDIIQKTGIEVNENGTSAYAATEVNIGNKVAEQIFHANHPFIFYIEDETTGTILYMGKVINPLEGSGGIETPGSLSQQLNNERIQQLSLVPSVAGYNADRNNYFSIELLQGVNEQTTGNVVISPLSVKSALTILSEGAGGDTRNELLTSLRLPSDVSQIRALSKQTLQSVLTTSAGTEIDLANRLWLGKGIQLPDDFNNVLKTNYGGDTSNVVFSNTASTVSTINDWVRQYTRGHIQSIVESNSLSPETKLLLTSALYFKGNWRKAFDKNLTRNRCFNIPNQACYSVPMMESVSQYFYASIPDLKAEVVEIPYDDDKISMLVFLPVNEGLQDLSVLSRDLSYTPISTILNSLRDTELILLMPRFSVETKIDLRPTLETLGIRNLFTYNANLTKFSLKDSVKVDNVLHNAKIEVNEDGTVAAAVTGLSVVPLMGSSIEAFRVNRPFLFMLIDRQTSSIIFSGRVIRP, from the exons ATGAAGATACCACTCg tttccttgataaatttaacaatcgtctggataaatattatcaacgtcGATGGAGTGATGTTACCAAAGTTTAAAAGATCATCTTTTAAATCAGCAAGACAATATATATCCGATAatgatgatatttttataccatATCAGGGAGAAcgttttaatgtttttgactggaatttatataaa ttaattgttaataaatatcaaggaaatattttaatttcaccgGTGTCCTTGAAATTAGCGCTGGTTTTGTTGTATGAAGGCTCGCAGGATCAGACGGCATATGAATTGGCCGGAGCGCTCCAGCTTCCGGCCGGACAATGGGCTACCAGAGACAAATTCTCGCTGATAGTACGATCTCTTCAG ccGGTTTCTGATGAATATACTCTGAATCTTGGTACcagaatttatataaacaatagtCTGTCAATAAAACAAAGCTATGCTGCTATTGTTAAAACATTCTATAGCACTGACATTATCTCCAGTAATTTTACGGATGCGCGGTCAACTGCAAATAACGTCAACAAttgggtaaaaaatttcacaaacgGAAACATTGAAAACATGATTGATGACG aagacACAATAAAAGACTCAATGATGTTGGTGATGAATGTCCTTTACTTCAAAGGTATTTGGTCTGGAAATAGATTCACATCAAACAGAACAAAATTCGATAAGTTTTACCAAtcatctaataaaaatattgacatcAATTATATGACATCTATTGGTCATTATTATTACGTCGAATCCTCAGAACTTGACGCTAAAATTATACGGTTGCCTTATatg ggacgtaaattttcaatgtaCATAATTTTACCAAACACCGTAGATGGACTAGATAcgctaattaaaaatataaatccatttattttaacaagaCATGTATCATTATTGCAAAAGCTACCTGTTCAAGTGACAATACCGAtgtttaaatttgattttacaaGTCACCTTGAGCCAATACTCCgtgat ttgggAATACGAGATATTTTTGAAAGCACAGCGACATTAACTGgcattataaaaacaaaacgcggttataatttagttgtatcagatattattcaaaaaacggGAATTGAAGTTAATGAAAATGGAACTTCTGCTTATGCAGCAACAg AAGTAAATATTGGTAACAAAGTAGCAGAGCAAATTTTCCATGCCAATCATCCCTTTATTTTCTACATCGAGGATGAAACAACTGGAACAATTCTCTACATGGGCAAAGTAATTAATCCTCTAGAGGGTAGTGGTGGTATAGAGACACCTGGAAGTCTTTCTCAACAGCTTAATAATGAACGCATTCAACAACTTTCTCtag ttccatCAGTGGCTGGATATAATGCAGACCGAAACAATTACTTTAGCATTGAATTATTACAg GGAGTTAACGAACAGACGACAGGAAACGTGGTAATTTCACCGCTAAGTGTTAAATCAGCTCTGACAATTTTATCCGAGGGAGCAGGAGGCGATACTCGTAATGAACTTTTAACAAGCTTGCGACTTCCGTCTGACGTATCGCAAATTCGAGCTCTTTCTAAACAAACATTACAATCTGTGCtg acaACCAGCGCTGGAACAGAAATAGATTTAGCGAATCGTCTATGGCTCGGAAAAGGAATTCAACTACCTGATGATTTTAATAAcgtattaaaaacaaattacggAGGCGACACAAGCAACGTTGTCTTCAGTAATACAGCATCAACTGTATCAACTATCAACGATTGGGTTCGTCAATATACTCGCGGTCATATTCAGTCAATTGTTGAATCAA ACTCGCTTAGTCCAGagactaaattattattgacgtCAGCGCTTTATTTCAAAGGAAACTGGAGAAAggcatttgataaaaatttaacgcgTAATCGATGCTTCAATATTCCTAATCAAGCTTGTTATTCAGTACCGATGATGGAAAGtgtttctcaatatttttatgcCTCTATTCCGGATCTTAAAGCTGAAGTTGTTGAAATTCCTTATGAt gaTGACAAAATATCAATGTTAGTTTTCTTACCAGTAAATGAAGGCCTGCAAGATTTATCAGTTCTGTCAAGAGATTTATCGTACACGCCGATTTCTACGATACTAAATAGTCTTCGTGATACtgaattaatacttttaatgcCTCGATTTAGCGTTGAAACTAAAATAGATCTACGGCCGACTCTTGAAACg ttGGGAATAAgaaatttgtttacttataACGCAAACCTCaccaaattttcattaaaagacAGCGTTAAAGTTGATAACGTTCTCCATAATGCTAAAATAGAAGTTAATGAGGATGGTACCGTTGCAGCTGCAGTAACAg gacTGTCAGTAGTTCCATTGATGGGATCATCTATAGAAGCATTTAGAGTAAATCGTCCTTTCTTATTCATGTTAATTGATCGGCAAACCAGCAGTATAATCTTCAGCGGTCGCGTGATTCGGCCAtga
- the LOC103578159 gene encoding putative glutathione-specific gamma-glutamylcyclotransferase 2, whose protein sequence is MADINGLWIFGYGSLCWNPGFEFNRSITGFIKGFERKFWQGNATHRGTTEKPGRVVTLVENKQEITYGRAFEVKGDAALPYLNNRECKLGGYLTTITTFYSRDKKLSFPVVIYIATNDNEHWLGDAPLKDIAEQIFTSKGPSGHNVEYLLRLANFMHRCIPEANDDHLFTLETLVRAKIKSNNLCLHTLMGHREFTIELESSDLEIGESNDDDDDNNINRNNEAPANSFQYTSRIPVKTLRCLKP, encoded by the exons ATGGCGGATATAAATGGACTATGGATCTTCGGATATGGATCACTTTGTTGGAACCCTGGTTTTGAATTTAACAGAAGTATTACTGGTTTTATCAAAGGATTTGAACGTAAATTTTGGCAAGGCAATGCTACACATCGCGGTACTACGGAAAag CCGGGTCGAGTTGTCACACTCGTTGAAAATAAacag gaAATAACATACGGAAGAGCATTTGAAGTAAAAGGTGATGCAGCATTGCCGTACCTTAATAACCGAGAATGTAAATTAGGCGGTTACTtgacaacaataacaacattTTATTcacgtgataaaaaattaagttttccAGTTGTTATTTACATTGCTACTAATGACAACGAGCACTGGCTTGGTGATGCACCTTTAAAAGACATTgctgaacaaatatttacttcCAAAGGTCCTAGTGGCCACAATGTTGAGTACCTTCtcag atTAGCCAATTTCATGCATCGTTGTATACCCGAAGCAAATGACGatcatttatttacactaGAAACGTTGGTACGagctaaaataaaaagtaataatttgtGCTTACATACTTTGATGGGCCACCGTGAATTCACCATTGAATTAGAATCATCCGATTTAGAAATAGGAGAAagtaatgatgatgatgacgataataatattaatagaaataatgaaGCTCCAgctaattcttttcaatataCATCACGTATTCCTGTCAAGACGTTGCGTTGTCTGAaaccatga
- the LOC103576403 gene encoding alaserpin isoform X2, which produces MINFCVKPKFHNYILRPVSDEYTLNLGTRIYINNSLSIKQSYAAIVKTFYSTDIISSNFTDARSTANNVNNWVKNFTNGNIENMIDDEDTIKDSMMLVMNVLYFKGIWSGNRFTSNRTKFDKFYQSSNKNIDINYMTSIGHYYYVESSELDAKIIRLPYMGRKFSMYIILPNTVDGLDTLIKNINPFILTRHVSLLQKLPVQVTIPMFKFDFTSHLEPILRDLGIRDIFESTATLTGIIKTKRGYNLVVSDIIQKTGIEVNENGTSAYAATEVNIGNKVAEQIFHANHPFIFYIEDETTGTILYMGKVINPLEGSGGIETPGSLSQQLNNERIQQLSLVPSVAGYNADRNNYFSIELLQGVNEQTTGNVVISPLSVKSALTILSEGAGGDTRNELLTSLRLPSDVSQIRALSKQTLQSVLTTSAGTEIDLANRLWLGKGIQLPDDFNNVLKTNYGGDTSNVVFSNTASTVSTINDWVRQYTRGHIQSIVESNSLSPETKLLLTSALYFKGNWRKAFDKNLTRNRCFNIPNQACYSVPMMESVSQYFYASIPDLKAEVVEIPYDDDKISMLVFLPVNEGLQDLSVLSRDLSYTPISTILNSLRDTELILLMPRFSVETKIDLRPTLETLGIRNLFTYNANLTKFSLKDSVKVDNVLHNAKIEVNEDGTVAAAVTGLSVVPLMGSSIEAFRVNRPFLFMLIDRQTSSIIFSGRVIRP; this is translated from the exons atgATTAATTTCTGTGTTAAGCCAAAATTTCACAATTATATCTTACGG ccGGTTTCTGATGAATATACTCTGAATCTTGGTACcagaatttatataaacaatagtCTGTCAATAAAACAAAGCTATGCTGCTATTGTTAAAACATTCTATAGCACTGACATTATCTCCAGTAATTTTACGGATGCGCGGTCAACTGCAAATAACGTCAACAAttgggtaaaaaatttcacaaacgGAAACATTGAAAACATGATTGATGACG aagacACAATAAAAGACTCAATGATGTTGGTGATGAATGTCCTTTACTTCAAAGGTATTTGGTCTGGAAATAGATTCACATCAAACAGAACAAAATTCGATAAGTTTTACCAAtcatctaataaaaatattgacatcAATTATATGACATCTATTGGTCATTATTATTACGTCGAATCCTCAGAACTTGACGCTAAAATTATACGGTTGCCTTATatg ggacgtaaattttcaatgtaCATAATTTTACCAAACACCGTAGATGGACTAGATAcgctaattaaaaatataaatccatttattttaacaagaCATGTATCATTATTGCAAAAGCTACCTGTTCAAGTGACAATACCGAtgtttaaatttgattttacaaGTCACCTTGAGCCAATACTCCgtgat ttgggAATACGAGATATTTTTGAAAGCACAGCGACATTAACTGgcattataaaaacaaaacgcggttataatttagttgtatcagatattattcaaaaaacggGAATTGAAGTTAATGAAAATGGAACTTCTGCTTATGCAGCAACAg AAGTAAATATTGGTAACAAAGTAGCAGAGCAAATTTTCCATGCCAATCATCCCTTTATTTTCTACATCGAGGATGAAACAACTGGAACAATTCTCTACATGGGCAAAGTAATTAATCCTCTAGAGGGTAGTGGTGGTATAGAGACACCTGGAAGTCTTTCTCAACAGCTTAATAATGAACGCATTCAACAACTTTCTCtag ttccatCAGTGGCTGGATATAATGCAGACCGAAACAATTACTTTAGCATTGAATTATTACAg GGAGTTAACGAACAGACGACAGGAAACGTGGTAATTTCACCGCTAAGTGTTAAATCAGCTCTGACAATTTTATCCGAGGGAGCAGGAGGCGATACTCGTAATGAACTTTTAACAAGCTTGCGACTTCCGTCTGACGTATCGCAAATTCGAGCTCTTTCTAAACAAACATTACAATCTGTGCtg acaACCAGCGCTGGAACAGAAATAGATTTAGCGAATCGTCTATGGCTCGGAAAAGGAATTCAACTACCTGATGATTTTAATAAcgtattaaaaacaaattacggAGGCGACACAAGCAACGTTGTCTTCAGTAATACAGCATCAACTGTATCAACTATCAACGATTGGGTTCGTCAATATACTCGCGGTCATATTCAGTCAATTGTTGAATCAA ACTCGCTTAGTCCAGagactaaattattattgacgtCAGCGCTTTATTTCAAAGGAAACTGGAGAAAggcatttgataaaaatttaacgcgTAATCGATGCTTCAATATTCCTAATCAAGCTTGTTATTCAGTACCGATGATGGAAAGtgtttctcaatatttttatgcCTCTATTCCGGATCTTAAAGCTGAAGTTGTTGAAATTCCTTATGAt gaTGACAAAATATCAATGTTAGTTTTCTTACCAGTAAATGAAGGCCTGCAAGATTTATCAGTTCTGTCAAGAGATTTATCGTACACGCCGATTTCTACGATACTAAATAGTCTTCGTGATACtgaattaatacttttaatgcCTCGATTTAGCGTTGAAACTAAAATAGATCTACGGCCGACTCTTGAAACg ttGGGAATAAgaaatttgtttacttataACGCAAACCTCaccaaattttcattaaaagacAGCGTTAAAGTTGATAACGTTCTCCATAATGCTAAAATAGAAGTTAATGAGGATGGTACCGTTGCAGCTGCAGTAACAg gacTGTCAGTAGTTCCATTGATGGGATCATCTATAGAAGCATTTAGAGTAAATCGTCCTTTCTTATTCATGTTAATTGATCGGCAAACCAGCAGTATAATCTTCAGCGGTCGCGTGATTCGGCCAtga
- the LOC103578156 gene encoding uncharacterized protein LOC103578156 isoform X1: MPGGVVFLVCIPTLSYEHELVFGIPVKLTKKNEKVIKKGTKVDLRLKEMRNKNQLITIGDDDDDDDAGHQDLGEVDEDEACNAIKRPRPRGLQAPATSRSNRDPVFVPMETVLDELLKKLKVEHVVWCKDKGNLYYEVIFPVPAGDPCENCLHCLTEMGIGTRMNSIVSVIPTQCTYSALRVPGASALPSSSITGPVSRRKDIEDRRNAWEGFVDSIRSKLTVKQVVDGVRSGGDLTFDYILLVVTADCLAALGLVENSATNVVAAMLVSPLMGPVMSLTFGTIIADKDLICVGLKSLLLGIFISILFGFIFGLILGTTEMPWGYNDWPTDEMKGRGNYRSLWMGVLWALPSGTGVAVALLQGSNGPLIGVAISASLLPPVVNCGLFWALGCIWLIYRPIKMPHMKGESYTDLNSSYKYIYTDYLPVEFFCNGIISACLTFVNVICIFITAIIVLKIKEVAAPYTSTPELRRFWQHDIRLVRDKNTSRGTSSIDSSYYEGLSKSKQKVLERTLNEAVREAMNDETFRKIKRLSYGQHGPNDITPRLGLAGNIGSVERAVDDIGKTTDTLGAVGGSHPTDGLPLPESTNEDLAALDRLVTYLLGQPNSNMDNWRRSRRASARGYRQLRSNVINNSGIHNNTPGTNTTPL, encoded by the exons atgcCTGGAGGAGTTGTCTTTCTCGTGTGCATCCCCACGTTATCTTACGAGCATGAATTGGTCTTTGGCATACCCGTGAAGctgacgaaaaaaaatgaaaaagttataaaaaaaggtACTAAAGTAGATTTACGTTTAAAAgaaatgagaaataaaaatcaacTTATTACAATTGGTGacgatgatgacgatgatgatgctGGACATCAAGATCTTGGTGAAGTTGATGAGGACGAGGCTTGCAATGCTATCAAAAGACCACGTCCAAGAGGATTACAGGCTCCTGCTACAAGTCGTTCTAATAGAGACCCCGTTTTTGTTCCAATGGAAAcg GTATTAGACGAGTTATTGAAGAAATTGAAAGTTGAGCACGTAGTTTGGTGTAAAGATAAAGGTAACTTGTATTACGAAGTTATTTTTCCAGTTCCAGCAGGTGATCCATGCGAAAATTGTCTTCATTGTTTAACTGAAATGGGTATTGGTACTAGAATGAATTCCATTGTaag tgtaataCCAACGCAGTGTACATACAGCGCATTGCGAGTTCCTGGAGCATCTGCACTACCAAGCAGCAGCATAACTGGTCCAGTGTCAAGAAGAAAAGATATTGAAGATCGCAGAAATGCTTGGGAAGGTTTCGTTGATTCTATCAGATCTAAATTGACAGTTAAACAAGTCGTTGATGGTGTCAGAAGTGGTGGGGATCTGACATTTGATTACATCCTTTTAGTCGTGACAGCAGA TTGTTTGGCAGCTCTTGGTCTTGTGGAAAATAGTGCAACAAATGTCGTTGCTGCTATGCTCGTATCGCCACTTATG GGACCAGTTATGTCATTGACATTCGGAACAATAATAGCTGACAAAGACCTAATATGCGTTGGTCTTAAAAGTTTACTTCTGGGAATATTTATTTCGATACTATTTGGTTTTATATTCGGATTAATTCTCGGTACCACGGAAATGCCCTGGGGATATAATGATTGGCCGACTGATGAAATGAAAGGAAG aGGTAACTATAGATCTTTATGGATGGGGGTATTATGGGCTTTGCCCTCCGGAACCGGAGTCGCGGTGGCTCTTCTTCAAGGAAGTAATGGTCCATTGATAGGAGTTGCTATTTCAGCGTCTTTACTACCCCCGGTTGTCAATTgc GGATTGTTTTGGGCTCTTGGATGTATCTGGTTGATTTACCGCCCTATTAAAATGCCACACATGAAAGGAGAATCTTACACAGATTTAAACAGTTCATATAAGTACATTTACACAGATTATTTaccagttgaatttttttgcaacGGTATTATCAGCGCATGTCTAACTTTTGTCAACGTCATATGTATTTTCATTACCGCAATAATTGTCCTGAAG ATAAAGGAAGTTGCGGCGCCGTATACATCAACACCCGAGTTGCGAAGATTCTGGCAGCATGACATCCGACTGGTGCGCGATAAAAATACATCAAGAGGAACCAGCTCAATAGACTCAAg ttaCTACGAAGGATTGAGTAAATCCAAACAGAAAGTACTTGAACGGACACTAAATGAAGCAGTCAGAGAAGCAATGAATGATGAGACATTCCGTAAAATAAAGAGACTTAGTTACGGTCAACATGGACCCAATGACATAACACCTCGGCTAGGTCTTGCTGGTAATATCGGATCAGTTGAACGAGCTGTTGATGACATAGGAAAAACCACGGACACGCTGGGTGCTGTAGGCGGGTCTCATCCAACAGACGGTCTGCCATTGCCTGAAAGTACAAACGAGGATTTAGCAGCACTCGATCGTCTGGTCACTTATCTTCTTGGTCAGCCGAACAGCAACATGGACAATTGGCGGAGGTCACGACGAGCAAGTGCTCGaggttatcgacaacttcgaTCAaacgtaataaataattctggTATACATAATAATACACCTGGTACTAATACGACTCctctgtaa